Part of the Perognathus longimembris pacificus isolate PPM17 chromosome 1, ASM2315922v1, whole genome shotgun sequence genome, AGGCGTTTGGCCCAGGGCGCCCTCACAGCCCGTTGATGGGTGCAGGGGCAGAATGGGGCTCGTCTTCACCCTGAGCAGCTGTCGCCTACAGACCAGCCAGGTGGCAGGGCCGGCTTAGCTGAGCAGTTCCAAGTAGGTGACAGGGACTTTGCCCTTCTTGTTGCCTCTCTCGCCCATGAGCCAGTCGGGGTCCATGCCAGGCAGGCTGTAGACGGTGATGAGCTAGGGAGGAGCGAGGACAGCTCAGCCTGCAGGGCCGCACTTAGGGCCACCCCGGCATCTGCAGCCTGTGCACCCATCCCCGCCCGTCCCCCCGGCCCACCTCATCGGCCAGCAGGGCCAGCTCGCTGCTGTCGGCCGCCTCGTAGTCGTAGAGCACCCTGGCCTTGCGGGTCCCGCTCGCAGGGGGCGCCACCTCCTCCAGGCACAGCGGGGTCTCTCCCGCAGGGGCCAGGCTGGCCACGGCGGGCGCGGTGGGCATGGTGGCGGCGGTGGCGGGCGAGGTGCCGCTCCGGGGTGGGGAGGCAGGCTCGGGGGTGCCCACAAAGGTGCCTGGGAATCTAGAAGGAGCGGGGGCACCTCAGCAGCCAGAGCCAGCCCATGGTGGGGGGCCTCCCCCCTCGGCCTCCTGGGCCAGAACCCTGCCCAGCCACAGAGGCTGCACCCCGGCTACTCACATGGCACCCTCCGAGCTGGCAGCACAAGGGGAAAAGCCAAGCGAGGGAGATGAGTGTCCCGCTCCACCCAAGGGCCCAGCGGAGCTccgagcaccccccaccccccaatccagCTGGGCCCCAGACGCCCAACCTGCCCAGCTGCTTCTGCAGATCCAGCATGTGGCGGTAGCACTGGGCGTAGTAGGTCGTCTGAGATTTGACAAACTCGTGGAGGCAACGGAGGTGGTTCACCTGGGGACAAGAGGCCCAAGCTGTGGCCCAGACTTCCCGCAGGACCAGGGCCCACGCCCACCCCCACGCGCAGAGCGCCACTCACGTGCGTGCTGCTGATCCCCTCCAGCAGGAGTCGAGTCACCTCTGCCTGCCTGTCAAACTCCGTCTGGGCCACGCGGAGCTCCTGCTCAGCCTGGTGGGAGGGGCGGAGTGGGTGACGCCACACCCGGAGCCCGCGGGCCCCCGCAGCTGGCAAGGCTCACCAGGGCCTCCTGTGCTCTGAGGCTGTGGAGCAGCCTTTCCcacagaggggaaactgaggcccagagagggagaGCAGTGCCCTGAACCGACCCCCATCGACCCCCTCCTGCCCTCGCCTCCCCGGGGCCCAGACTAACCTTGTCCACTTCGTCATTCCAAAGCTGGGGAGACCGCAACAGCACCGGTCAGCGAGGGAGGGACGGTGGGCACTGGTGAGCAGGGGGGGAGGGCAgcggcccctcccccccgcccatgcTCTGCCGCAGCTCCCAGGGACCCCACCTCTGCGCGCCGCGCCCCCTGCCCTCGCCAGCCAGGAGCTGTGGCTGAGATGAGGCctggggcaggcgggcgggccaCAGTGACGGACATGCCGCATGCAGGGAGGGGCCAGCCAGCCCGGGCGGCCTGCGGTGCTCCTGCCGTGCCCCCCCACCTGACGCCCGCCCGCCCTGACGCTCGCTCCCGGCCAGGCACTGAACCTTTCCGTCCTCCGGCAGAGAAAGGCAGCCTCGGGCCGGAGCCACACTGGGGGccagtgggaaaagaaaaaaacagggtg contains:
- the Sh3glb2 gene encoding endophilin-B2 isoform X7; this encodes MDFNMKKLASDAGIFFTRAVQFTEEKFGQAEKTELDAHFENLLARADSTKNWTERILRQAEVLLQPNPSARVEEFLYEKLDRKVPSRVTNGELLAQYMAEAAGELGPTTPYGKTLIKVSEAEKRLGAAERDFIHTASISFLTPLRNFLEGDWKTIAKERRLLQNRRLDLDACKARLKKAKAAEAKATLWNDEVDKAEQELRVAQTEFDRQAEVTRLLLEGISSTHVNHLRCLHEFVKSQTTYYAQCYRHMLDLQKQLGRFPGTFVGTPEPASPPRSGTSPATAATMPTAPAVASLAPAGETPLCLEEVAPPASGTRKARVLYDYEAADSSELALLADELITVYSLPGMDPDWLMGERGNKKGKVPVTYLELLS